In a genomic window of Candidatus Competibacteraceae bacterium:
- a CDS encoding DUF882 domain-containing protein, protein MRADVALQPSSKQDQEQPDLNRRSFLKWAAGGIGALAIAPDLLQAAILSERYLIFYNPNTGENIRQVYWTPRDGYIRDSIGQISWALRDHHNDQVRQFDAGVLDQLYALQLQIGSGSPIHVISGYRSPSTNRMLAEGSSRVARNSYHIQAMALDVRTPGGRISDLYRAARSLGAGGVGYYPRSNFIHIDSGPVRYWS, encoded by the coding sequence ATGCGAGCCGATGTTGCGCTTCAACCGAGCAGCAAACAAGACCAAGAACAGCCGGATCTGAACCGGCGCAGCTTTCTGAAATGGGCGGCCGGTGGCATCGGCGCCTTGGCCATCGCGCCGGATTTACTGCAAGCGGCTATCCTGAGCGAGCGCTATCTAATTTTTTATAATCCCAATACCGGCGAAAACATTCGCCAAGTGTATTGGACGCCGCGCGACGGCTATATTCGGGACTCCATCGGTCAAATCAGTTGGGCCTTGCGCGACCATCATAACGATCAGGTCCGGCAATTCGACGCGGGGGTCTTGGATCAATTATACGCGTTGCAATTGCAAATCGGTTCGGGCAGTCCGATTCATGTCATCAGCGGCTATCGCTCCCCGTCCACCAATCGGATGTTGGCTGAAGGCAGCAGCCGGGTGGCGCGCAACAGCTACCACATTCAGGCCATGGCGCTCGACGTGCGCACGCCGGGCGGACGGATCTCCGATCTCTACCGCGCGGCTCGCTCGCTGGGTGCGGGCGGGGTCGGCTACTATCCGCGCTCCAACTTCATCCACATCGACAGCGGGCCGGTGCGGTATTGGAGCTGA